Genomic DNA from Mycobacterium stomatepiae:
GGCCGGTGCCGATACCCAGGTCGGTGGCCGCGATCATCATCGCCATCGTCGCCTGACCGACGTCGTAGTTGTCGGTCACCAGCCGGCGCTCGTCAGGTGGAACCGGTACCACCAACACGATCGCGGCCGGGGCCGCCGCGATGTGACCGGCGCCGCCCCAGACCGTGGACAGCTCCTGCAGCTGAGCCGGGTCAGTGACGATGACGAAGTCCCACGGCTGACGGTTTTTTGCCGACGGCGCCCGCCAGCCGGCCTCGACGATGCGGTTCAGGTCGTCATCCGGCACCGGTCGCGGCTGGTATTGCCAAACATTGCGCCGGGCGCAAATCGCGTCCCAAGCTTCCATCTCGTTCCTTAAGTTTGTAGGTGCAGTTGCTGCGTGTTGTTACGTTGTGCTGCGACCCGGGTGGGTCGGGTGAGGCATCCATTTCTGTTGCCGGCCTGGTGGTGCGGCTTGAGAGGACTGGCCGCCCGGCCTGCCTGGACTTCCTCGGGCTGCTGATTGAGATCTGCGATGTGATCGCTTGTTTAA
This window encodes:
- a CDS encoding nitroreductase family protein produces the protein MEAWDAICARRNVWQYQPRPVPDDDLNRIVEAGWRAPSAKNRQPWDFVIVTDPAQLQELSTVWGGAGHIAAAPAAIVLVVPVPPDERRLVTDNYDVGQATMAMMIAATDLGIGTGHSSVGDQEKARAILGVPDDHLVAFMLGVGYPADRPIAPIHKPDRRPFDEVVHRGRW